From the genome of Cololabis saira isolate AMF1-May2022 chromosome 1, fColSai1.1, whole genome shotgun sequence:
CATTGCCAAATATTCCCACCATTTGCTCCGGAACGCATTTAAATTTACCATAATACGAGGTAATAACCTTTTGTGTTAGCCTTCCTGAATGCTGAATTAATCCCGTCTCACAATTTCAGATACCCTTTCTTAGACTAACAGTATTACAATACATTGTGAAGTGAACTGCAAATGTGCTTTCTCATTGCGTCGGCTACACTCACATTTCAAATATGTTTGCAAAAAAGAAATGTCAATTTCTGGGGAGGGActtagaaaattaaaaatgaacttCAACCTGTCACCACAGTATGTTTGATTGCAAAATCCTTCAAGATATTTCATAAAGGTGCTTCAACTCAAACACCATCATGTTTCACTTTGCAAACTGAACCTCAAACAACACCCGCTGAATAGCATTTtccattcaagcagccaatcaacAGCTACTTCTTCAATGGAAAATTCGCTGTACTGTAGGTTACAACATCCGCCTGTAAAACCTTTAAAAGTGCTTTCAGGCTCAGGACTTCAACAGTCATGGGCAGATTACAGATAATTTTGATTGTTCTCATgggtaattatttttttttctttttccacatttGGATAAGAGTTTCTAATTTTATCAAAAACTCTCCAAACCAACTTGATCATAAGATAATATCATATTTTTAGTTGAGTTCTTTTGACGTCCAATTTAAAATCCCAAAAAGCTAACAACGTGCTTTTTATGGTGTATTTCTTTTCTAGTAGGGGTTTCCTGCAGTGCCTGTGGGGTCACTGGAAAAATGCTTGATGTGTCTGTTGGACATGGTGACAACATCACCCTCTACTGTGACTGCAAACTGGACACTGGAGTGTACATAGTGTGGTTCAGGAACTGTTCCCATGAGAACCAGCCCACACTTTTTCTTAATGTAAAACCTAATGACTGGGTTGAGACCCAATTATCTCTTCATTTCAAATTTTTGAGGAACAGTTCCTCTAACTCCTATGACCTGTCAATCATAAACATCACCCACTCTGATGAAGGATCCTACTACTGTGGAACTAAAGAgttgaagaaagaagaaaaagaatatcTAACTGAAAAAACCATCTACAGATACAGCGACATCACATCAAGAGTCACAGTTTGTAAGTACAATTGTCTTTATGTCCTTAATTTTTGTGATTGTGTTTAGAGTAAAGAATTTTTGGATAAAATTATTACAGTGGTAAAACGTTTTTATATCACTCCATTTCAGCTTCTGCTTTCACAGGAATATCCTTCAAAGACACATGCATCTTTTGAAATcaattttactttttgttttaatagtttttttatttctaccaaAGTGTGAGGTAAAGCAAATAAGCAATCAATTCAAACAGTTGGCAATAAAGTATAATTCTACACTGCTCCGGGTCTGATATTACGGTACCCTGCAAATCAGAGCAGTAACAGAAACTTGTGCTCTAAACcacagaaaggaaaaaaaaatccataatgTGTCTTCTTTAAAGAGCAAACTGGTGAACTACCGAATAGTGCGTAATGGTTTGAACAAAAACCGATACACATTTTTCCATTGAGACCTTTTGCACTGAAAGTGTATGACAAGTTTTTAATGTGTATTCACCATTTATTTCTGAGACGTGATAAAAAAGGCTCTCTTTGGGAAAAGGGAGAGAGACGGACCGACTTGAAAGACATTGCTGGAAGACTATTAAGTTACTTCACAGACATTCCAATTAGACAATAACAAGACCATCAATGTCTGTTAATAATTCAGGGTCAACCAAAACACTCTAAAAGTCTTTTTGTAGGTTTGGCCATAATGAATACAACACAATCCCTGGCAAGCGTCTGAATTTACTGCTTAAAGGTCAAGTGCAGACAATCTTTTTCATACAGTGGTTTCCTCATCTCAGCACAAAAAAGCCATTTAGCCACAATGACCAAGTGGAGGCAGCACTTTGTAACATCAGTGTGTGTTTACACAGTGTGGTGGCGTAATAGACTCATCTGAGTGACAAGAGTGTAGCTCACAAGAGCAACATGTTCCACAATACCTGTTTTGTAGTTACTTGGGCAGATGAATGTTGTTTTCAGATGGCACAGAGACAGAATAAAAGGACTACAGGGCCGGAATGAACTGGCTGCGTTAATGGGAGATTGGGGCTTACActatataaaaatgaaaatttaaatgaatttaaatgaacCTGACAAAGTAGCTGCAGTTTAAATGAATACGTATATATAAATGCATCTGCCCAAACATTATTGTCCATTTTCCAAGTTTTCAACCATAATTAAAATTAGTAAGCAGGTAAACtttatagcacctttcacagtgactgaaaaaaaatatgtattttttttttccaaagtgcAGCATTAAACAGTGTTTATGGTTCATTATTAAAAATTAAGACATTTGTTGGATTCTTGTTAAAGTTGAGCTGTGTTATTTTACTTTCAGCATTTTCTTTAAGATTTAATTATCATTTTTCAgtcttcattattatttttctatccTCACTTGCTCCCCAAAGTATATTTTAGTCAATTCATTTTTTagcttttaattatttcattaattcatttACCTTTGGGAATTATTTATGAGCTCAAACCCACAAAACATCTGTTTATGAAGACCCTTTTTTCACAGGTTCACACAATTTAAAATACTTATTTACATATAttcataaaacatttacaacCAGGGTGTACCCCCGCCTCTcgcctaaaatgagctgggctAGGCTCCAGCACCTCTGTGACCCGGCAAAGGAGGAAATGGGTatagaatggatggatggatatttacaacactgttaaaaaaatgttgttctcAATAGACATATTTATATTACATCATATAAAATGacataaagcaatacatttaagTATATTAATTACGCACATGGACTTTAATTGGCAGTTGGTGTAAACAATGGCTAGCTGTCATTACAGTATCTTGCTACTTAGCACTTCTTAGCCTTCTAAACATTGGTTTTGAACTATGAATTAACATAGAAGGGCATAGTAATTGATATTTTACagataaaacattttattgGCTGTGGGTTGGCCTGAGTAGGCAGCTTGTGCTGCCTACTGCAAGTCTGCTGGCTggcttttatcattattatcagtatcattctttttttttttcaaatacacattttgaaaatataaaaatgcaaTATGTAACACTGTAACCACTGAATTAGTTTTGTTCAATAATGTTACAAATTGTTTGCAACTTTGTGTTGGATCCAGACTCCACTGATCTTCATCCAGACATTAACAAGGCTTCACAGGACCATGATTTGTGCTGGTATCTGCTCCTCTCTCTATGTCCAGCGGTTTCTGTTGTCTCTGCTTTTCTTTCGTCTCTTCTGGTTTACAGGCTTTGTCAAAGAACAGGTACTTGTTTTATCAATGTTTTCCTCTTATAATCGCATTAATAAGACATTTTTGAGTTTGCTGCACCATCCAAAAATAAGTAGCAgattatttatgtttaaaagattcaccaattttatttctatagcatcAAAACATCAAGAAGATGAAGAGAGACCCTACACAAAGAGCCAAACAAGACAACCACAGGTAATTAACAACATATTCACCAGTATTTACACAAGTTTGTCACAAAACCACATGATCCTTACAAGAATGTGACATTTTAGGATGAAGACGTTTGCTACGCTGCCCTTGAAATCCACGAGGCATCACAGAGCCCAAAGACGGAGAGGACAACCCAGAGTTCAGACTTCAGCACATATtctaccgtcaaaaaaatttaaCAAAGATAATTAGAAAAATGAATGATCAGTGTTTGTTTAAATCACCTCTGTCATTCTTGTCCTTCTAAAGTATGTTTTTTGACAGTCGCTGGTCAGCATTGCCAATAGATCTAATGAGAGGTTGTATTAATATTAATACAACAGTCAGTACTGTATTACATGATAGGAAAATAACTCCAGGGGacgatatttatatgtatatatatgttaggggtgtcaaattagcacgtTAACTGTGATTAATTAGTTACTGGCATATTTAGCACgctatttttagggcccgagcactgacagtgcgaaggccctattgtatctgtaggaattttttctttctttctttcttctgacgaaatgagggcctttttgcccccctaaacgtgccccaaaagtcaccaaattctgcacgcaagccaggcctggcgaaaaatttgatatttaatggtttgcattaatgggtgtggcaaaatggctcaacagcgccccctagaaaactttgtgcctcaagccccacaatatggtttgacgtacatgcacgaaaatcagtacacacctgtatcatgtcacaacttaaagaaaagtctctttgtgccatggccgaaaccgaacaggaagtcggccatttcgaattaatcgtgtcattttggcgcaatttatgccattccttcggcagttaatacggcccgaaccgtaacgtgcacccaggtgtgttaaacatcaaaatgtgcgtctcctgcacattacttttctctttcaaaagcgttaccgtggcgacgctagacgccaaaaagcgcgcccacccttcatctgattggtccatatttgatagttccccaaaagtcaccaaattttgcacgcaaaccaggcctggggataaatttgatgtttaatggtttgcattaataggcgtggcctaatggctcaacagcgccccctagaaaacttttctctgccataacttttgaacgggttgtgataaagactcgtgggtggtgtcatcagactcggtattgagtccttgaccttcattggcctgcattagccccgccccttcttctgattggttgtccatattttctgacataacttttgaatggtttgacatagagagtcgtgggtggtgtcattggactcggttttgagtccttgaccttaattggtgcaaattgcacgcgcgagggcccgttcatcgctgcttgcagctttaattttaataactttttctgtttgcgagttgccttcattatgaaatctgtgtttgtgcttgagttgttggggtggaaaacaatggtcagtcccaccctgaagtggacattgattgacTGTGTTTGGGCTTGTTTAGCATTCGCTGGTaggctcccattgtagctggacaagCATGGGGAGGAACGGTGAGTAGTAGAGAAGAGaaatgaaaatggaggagcgtGTGAAAGTTGTCcgatggggaatttacatttaaaaaatgccccgaaggcaccattgataaagatAGAGTGGAAAGGAATTTGCCTACCACtcaagcagctcaagtttagcctatCACATAAACGTAAAGCACCCAGTCGCAAGCGCAGCTACAGCTAATGTTAGGAGCAAAGATGTAAGCAATTTATCAAGCCACAACAACGCTCTTCAGCAAACAAAACTTGAGGAGAGCACCCCGCAAGCAAGTCTGCGACTGAGAGGCTGGTGAATTTTCTTGCCAAGTTGGCTAGAACTGCATGTGTTCAAGTCTGTTTTAAAAAAGCCACTTTCTCTTATTATATATCAATTTTTTGATCTACCACAATAATGTCATGAATTTAAACGAAAAcccctcaagttgagggcttttctcaaaAGTTTTATCTTGTCAACTTGCTTTGTTTCGTCAATATACATCCACTTTTGCAATTCAGCCTTGTGCTTTGCAAAGTTGTCTTTCCTGACTCAAAACCAGCAATTACATTTTACTGAGGTGGCTGTACAATGCGCTGAACACTGAATAATATGCCAGCAAATAATAATGTGGGCAAGCTGATTTTTGAATACGTCACAGAAGCTTGTAGTCCATATCTGCTCATTGCATAATGAAAGGAAAGACAGGACCTTCTTTTCACTTGTTCAACTGTCAACGCTATTCTTATCAACAGTATTGAGTAAATGCATTCTTCTAATTCTATAAAAGGCTTtcagatgggttttttttatatcCTGATACTGGGTAATCGCATACATTTTGCCAGGGGAACGTATTTCTTCCAAGCTTGAAACAACCTGGGTATCTCAGCTAATGGTGAAAGCAAAGCAGTGGAAGAGTTTCTTTCAGAGCATATGTGTACCTGGAGTTTCATGCCCCAAGCTCCTCTCACAAGTGGAGTGTGGGTAAGGAGGTTAGGTTTCATACAACACATCTTGGAagcaatttgtttttaaatgtgtgtaCTTGTCCGTACTTTTGAAACATCATCAGCCACAGCTGAAGTACTTTTTAATTCAAAGTCTACATCCAGTGAACTACAGTCTAAATCACTGGATGTGTCCTTGCTCTGCCTACTTTACAGAAAAAGAATGTTAGAACTGCAAAAAGACTGTACTGCATCCTCTGTTCTCTGGAGTACCTTCTCGCAAGTCATATTTGCCAAGTATAAACTACAACATACACAAACCTACATTTTCCAAACTCACGTATGATGTCCTTAGTACAGTCTTGGCAACGGTCATTGTTGCTGCAAACCACCGACAATTATTGTCTGTTGTAATGATCCCATGGATCCACTGAGTCTCAAATCTGCAACAATGAATTGGGTGAAAAGAACTTTTTAAACAACAGTACCTACCACATTTTGATAAAATATGAGTCACAACGAAAGTTGACAAGTTATTGTTAGGACTTATTTCCGGAGATATGTAAACCAAGAAGTGTCTATAATATTACCTGATAAGAAATCAGAAGTTACGGACACACAAACCTTTAGTAATATTCCATCaaatttggtttaaaaaaatgttattatagtaccgtagatgaccaaatagtcgcccgcgcgcaaatacgcgcctgtgctctaatagccgccggggtccgagcccatttggcataataaacgccggttcaattaaacgcccgggcgactaacggtaataacctggtaataacactgtatttgcattgtattgtgtacagtatcgttcatactgctctgatcagctccgtgtgtcgccgttacacagacaaactgtctttttataccagagcatgtgagcggagtgaccagagggacccgacgtcccagcaaaatgagaagagaaaaaagagttgttccgaacagcagacagcgcacacacttaaggctgatttatggttctgcgttacaccaacgcagagcctacggcgtacagtgcgtgtcgccgcgtaccatacgccgtaggccacgccgtaccctacggcgtaggttctgcgtcgatttaacgcagaaccataattcaggcttcagagtCTGCAGCGCGACTGAGAGCGACTGCactggtacgcggcgacccgcaccgtacgtggaaatgtgctcttttttttgctattaaaacatgatttgtaatgtgaatttgcaaaacttaaactacaaataatagtttttgacgtaacatcagagattgcgcatgctctctgtgaaaggatgagtcaaatcgggtcgcagctgcttcaactgtgattccttcacgaggagcgaccaggatttcaaacatgcttgattttcttgcgacctcacgattcgtgatcgggagctcgtcgtgaggtgttgtgttgtgtacagtgtgtacaattttagttccagtggtactatggtcatctcatatgttctttgtaagtaatggtctggtgctgctcattgcaaaaataaatagtagcctgttgcaaatacccgcctggttcttataaacgcctggggtccaagtggatttagcatattaaacgcccgggctactaaatggtcatctacggtatacTAAAATGCTGTCACAGTTGGCAAACTTTTTGAAAGTAGGAAAACCTACTCTGAACTCAGTAGCACTTTCCAGCCCTTTGGTGCCCCACAGTGTTCAACGATAGAAGGTTTTCTGTGGGGCACAGCCTCTGAAGACAGTCAGAACAAAGAGTTCTTTCATTATTACATGTGTTTGTAATCTGCCTATATTTTGAGAAGCTACAAAAGTAAAAtgtccacccacttttccaaccACATCATGATGTTTATGTGATCAGTAGATACTTACAGGAAACCCACAGTTACCAACAGCCCGTCAAACAACAGCGGAGGTCAAGATACAGCTACGCTCAAGCTTGCTGTTTGACAGCAGAGTATTTCCTGTTGTCTACATGAGCATCATCCACACAGCAGTTCTGAAATGCCTGTAGCTCAGGGTGCCAAATTTCCGGTTGTTTGATATAAACACTTTCATTCGCTCTTATAAAGCTTTGAGCAAGGTGTAAAATAATATGGTTTCACTAAAATGTTCAGCCACAACTCAGCGCCATTAATGGCATCTCTAGAATTACTCCACTGACTTTCAACCTTCTGTGAACATTACTCACTTTTGTTGtcatctttttgttttctatCTGTTATTGTAgagcactttgtga
Proteins encoded in this window:
- the LOC133451316 gene encoding uncharacterized protein LOC133451316 isoform X1: MLDVSVGHGDNITLYCDCKLDTGVYIVWFRNCSHENQPTLFLNVKPNDWVETQLSLHFKFLRNSSSNSYDLSIINITHSDEGSYYCGTKELKKEEKEYLTEKTIYRYSDITSRVTVYSTDLHPDINKASQDHDLCWYLLLSLCPAVSVVSAFLSSLLVYRLCQRTASKHQEDEERPYTKSQTRQPQDEDVCYAALEIHEASQSPKTERTTQSSDFSTYSTVKKI
- the LOC133451316 gene encoding uncharacterized protein LOC133451316 isoform X2 gives rise to the protein MLDVSVGHGDNITLYCDCKLDTGVYIVWFRNCSHENQPTLFLNVKPNDWVETQLSLHFKFLRNSSSNSYDLSIINITHSDEGSYYCGTKELKKEEKEYLTEKTIYRYSDITSRVTVSSKHQEDEERPYTKSQTRQPQDEDVCYAALEIHEASQSPKTERTTQSSDFSTYSTVKKI